TTGTGGATTAAAGTAGATTAATATGGTATATTATATGTATTACTAAGACTTTGATCGTGAGGGAAGTCCATATGTTTCTTCGGAAAATGAAAAATAAAAAGACCGGACGTACATATTTATCGATCGTACATAGTTACCGTGATAAAGCAACTAAAAAAACCAAATCCAAAACCATTGAATCTCTTGGCTACCTAGATGAGTTGGAGAAACAATATGATGATCCTATTGCTTTTTTTGAGGAAAAAGTCAAACAAATGAATAAGCAACAGGACACGGATCGCTCTGCTATCAATTTCAGCATTGACAAAGGAGAACGACTTCAAACAGATCAAGTAAACCGTAAAAATTTGGGTTATGCGGCATTAAGCAAAATCTACCATGAACTTGGCATACATACATTTTTCACAAACAGGCAGCGCCATACAAAGAACGACTACGACGCCAACAGTATCATGAAACTTCTTGTGTTTGGACGCCTGCTTTATCCTGCATCCAAGAAGAAAACATTTGAAAACAAGGATGCTTTTTTTGAGAAAATGGACTTTTCGTTGGATGATATTTATCGCTGTCTTTCTTTTTTCAATAAGCATAAAGACGCACTCCAACTGTGGATGCATGAACGGATAAAGGCGCAGTATGGTCGAAATACGAGTCTGGTCTACTATGATGTGACGAATTATTATTTTGAAATTGATGAACAGGATGAGTTAAGAAGAAAAGGGGTCTCCAAAGAACACCGGCCGGATCCCATCGTGCAAATGGGGTTATTCATGGATACGGACGGCATTCCAATTACATATGGACTTTATCCGGGAAATACGCTGGATAAGCAAACGCTGATTCCGATGCTTGGAAGAATACAGCGGAATTTTTCACTCGGCAAAATCATTGTTGTCGCTGACAAAGGCATGACCACTGGAGATAACATCTGGTATACACTTTCCGCCAAAAACGGCTATATTCTAAGTTACTCGATTCGAGGAGCCGACAGAAAATTCAAAGACTATGTGCTTGACCAGAATGGTTATCGTTCCATAGGGAACGATTTTAGGATTAAATCGAGGCTTTATCCAAGGGAGATTACTGTGACAGCTAAAAGCGGCAAAAAAGTCAAAAAGACAGTGGATGAAAAACAAGTTATTTTTTACAGCAGGAAATACGCTTTGAAAGCCAAAACCGACCGGGCAGCTGCACTGGAAAAAGCAAGGGATCTTGTTGGCAACCCTTCGAAATACAACAGGGCAACATCGTTCGGTGCCGCCAAATATGTAAAGAATCTTACTTTTGATAAGAAAACAGGCGAGATCCTCGATAGCGCTAAGCAATCGTTGTTTTTTGATGAAGAAAAGCTGCGCATGGAAGAGGAATTAGACGGCTACTATGCTATTATGACCAGCGAATATCAGGAGTCTGATGAACGGATTGTGGAGTTATACAGAGGGCTATGGAAGATTGAAGAATCT
Above is a genomic segment from Bacillaceae bacterium S4-13-56 containing:
- a CDS encoding IS1634 family transposase gives rise to the protein MFLRKMKNKKTGRTYLSIVHSYRDKATKKTKSKTIESLGYLDELEKQYDDPIAFFEEKVKQMNKQQDTDRSAINFSIDKGERLQTDQVNRKNLGYAALSKIYHELGIHTFFTNRQRHTKNDYDANSIMKLLVFGRLLYPASKKKTFENKDAFFEKMDFSLDDIYRCLSFFNKHKDALQLWMHERIKAQYGRNTSLVYYDVTNYYFEIDEQDELRRKGVSKEHRPDPIVQMGLFMDTDGIPITYGLYPGNTLDKQTLIPMLGRIQRNFSLGKIIVVADKGMTTGDNIWYTLSAKNGYILSYSIRGADRKFKDYVLDQNGYRSIGNDFRIKSRLYPREITVTAKSGKKVKKTVDEKQVIFYSRKYALKAKTDRAAALEKARDLVGNPSKYNRATSFGAAKYVKNLTFDKKTGEILDSAKQSLFFDEEKLRMEEELDGYYAIMTSEYQESDERIVELYRGLWKIEESFKVTKSDLESRPIYLSKQEHIEAHFLTCFVSLVIARVLERRLKGKYSVTAILDSLRKASCSHIQENYYLFDFYDEVLSDIRKELGIDLGQKCLSLGEIKKILGAIKKG